The Populus trichocarpa isolate Nisqually-1 chromosome 2, P.trichocarpa_v4.1, whole genome shotgun sequence genome has a window encoding:
- the LOC7467828 gene encoding dof zinc finger protein DOF1.2, producing MYSASDQMMFQCPPRPFPMERKWKSNIEVAPNCPRCASPNTKFCYYNNYSLSQPRYFCKGCRRYWTKGGSLRNVPAGGGCRKYRRARSSKISQNERAAVSLDYSRANETLACSSNKDSVAQQDGANGSDIDLAAVFSKFLNQDLSYGPEFIGEELRDEGSELVNISNSSTPISDSYQNDPMMESLKRSDLTQESNLLEGRSQVLVGEKQQFEEDQRFQELIESQDMNAFGLQNLLIDEIVQDALWSDDATLPHVPNWQPMVQLQDFDSFSVDDRLKISANFTSDDNWSSFDLSGFEVFPRP from the coding sequence ATGTACTCTGCTAGTGACCAGATGATGTTTCAATGCCCTCCTAGGCCATTTCCAATGGAGAGAAAATGGAAATCCAACATCGAAGTTGCTCCAAATTGCCCTCGTTGTGCTTCTCCGAACACGAAATTCTGCTACTACAACAACTACAGCTTGTCACAGCCTAGGTATTTTTGTAAGGGTTGTAGAAGGTATTGGACTAAAGGAGGGTCGCTAAGAAATGTTCCTGCAGGTGGTGGTTGTCGCAAGTATCGCAGAGCGAGGTCCTCTAAGATCTCGCAGAATGAACGTGCTGCTGTTTCGCTTGATTATAGTAGGGCTAATGAGACATTAGCTTGTTCCTCGAATAAAGACTCAGTGGCTCAACAAGATGGAGCCAATGGGTCCGATATTGATCTAGCTGCTGTTTTCTCTAAGTTCTTGAATCAAGACTTGAGTTATGGGCCCGAGTTTATTGGTGAAGAATTGCGTGATGAGGGCAGTGAGTTGGTTAATATATCGAATTCTTCAACCCCAATATCAGACAGCTACCAAAATGATCCGATGATGGAAAGCCTGAAGCGGTCTGATCTGACCCAAGAATCCAATTTACTTGAAGGGAGATCTCAGGTGCTTGTGGGAGAGAAGCAACAATTTGAAGAGGATCAGAGATTTCAAGAACTCATCGAAAGTCAAGACATGAATGCATTTGGGTTGCAAAATTTACTGATCGATGAAATTGTGCAAGATGCTTTGTGGTCTGATGATGCAACCTTGCCTCATGTTCCTAATTGGCAACCCATGGTACAATTGCaagattttgattcattttcagTGGATGATCGTCTAAAGATTTCAGCCAATTTTACCAGCGACGATAATTGGAGTTCTTTTGATCTCTCGGGGTTTGAGGTTTTTCCAAGACCTTGA